A region from the Candidatus Eremiobacterota bacterium genome encodes:
- a CDS encoding response regulator, with the protein MAWRVLVADDDPEICTLIKTILAKGPYEITLCNDAESALVHIQHDQPYDILISDFMLPGISGIELIAQVRQNVATSRMPIVMISGHNNYAMDTRAKAAGANAFLNKPFTLSQLRTTVHQLLTDPLSVLGA; encoded by the coding sequence ATGGCCTGGCGCGTCCTGGTCGCCGACGACGACCCGGAGATCTGCACGCTGATCAAGACGATCCTCGCCAAGGGACCGTACGAGATCACGCTGTGCAACGACGCGGAGAGCGCGCTCGTGCACATTCAGCACGACCAGCCGTACGACATCCTGATCAGCGACTTCATGCTGCCGGGGATCTCGGGGATCGAGTTGATCGCGCAGGTCCGCCAGAACGTCGCGACCTCGCGGATGCCGATCGTGATGATCAGCGGGCACAACAACTACGCGATGGACACGCGGGCCAAAGCGGCCGGCGCGAACGCGTTCCTCAACAAGCCGTTCACGCTCTCGCAGCTGCGCACGACGGTGCACCAGCTGCTGACCGACCCGCTCTCGGTCCTCGGCGCTTAA